In the Solanum pennellii chromosome 5, SPENNV200 genome, one interval contains:
- the LOC107020011 gene encoding myb-related protein 305-like — MRRWGIIEEEWRKGPWTVEEDKLLIDYVNLHGEGRWNCVARLAGLKRNEKSCRLRWVNYLRPDLKRGQITPYEERIILELHAIWGNRWSTIARNLPGRTDNEIKNYWRTHFKKKVKKTSIDNSEKIKICLLKRHQFQQQQLSNNQIDVKKMVSLFEENENKVVSHEQDQQGGFFCSMINGYANYVQVPEASSNEDITWDVGLWNLDDYNVNL, encoded by the exons atgagaaggTGGGGAATTATTGAAGAAGAATGGAGAAAAGGTCCTTGGACAGTTGAAGAAGATAAATTGCTCATTGATTATGTAAATTTGCATGGTGAAGGCAGATGGAATTGTGTTGCTAGGCTTGCTG GattgaaaagaaatgaaaaaagttGTAGATTGAGATGGGTGAATTACTTAAGGCCAGACCTTAAAAGGGGGCAAATTACTCCATATGAAGAAAGGATTATTCTTGAACTTCATGCTATATGGGGGAATAG ATGGTCAACAATTGCTAGAAACTTGCCAGGGAGAACTGACAACGAAATTAAGAATTATTGGAGGACTCATTTCAAAAAGAAGGTCAAGAAAACAAGTATTGATaattctgaaaaaataaaaatctgtCTTTTAAAAAGACATCAGTTTCAACAGCAACAACTATCGAACAATCAAATCGACGTGAAAAAGATGGTGTCACTGTTCGAGGAAAATGAGAATAAAGTTGTAAGTCATGAGCAAGATCAACAAGGTGGTTTCTTTTGTTCTATGATCAATGGATATGCTAATTATGTGCAAGTGCCTGAGGCCTCCTCTAATGAAGACATCACGTGGGATGTTGGCTTGTGGAATTTGGACGATTATAATGTCAATCTTTAA
- the LOC107020766 gene encoding 26S proteasome non-ATPase regulatory subunit 13 homolog B-like yields MAALQYLESFCNAPSQLSDWYTTLADLYQRKLWHQLTLKLEQFVALPVFKAGDGLIQLYHNFITDFETKINLLKLAQFAVIVSRQYPEKKAAIGFLEGVTEKLHSTKEIRIEEPILYIKMQIALFKLEQGDPKECQKLLDEGKTTLDSMTDIDPSVYASYYWVSSQYHKTRQEFAEFYKSALLYLAYTSVESLSESFKLDLAFDLSLSALLGDNIYNFGELLAHPIIKSLIGTKVEWLYYILEAFNTGDLVHYQKLCHVHQAALTAQPALVQNEKKLLEKINILCLMEIIFSRPAYDRTIPLSVIAESTKLSVEDAEYLLMKSLSVHLIEGIIDQVEGTVHVSWVQPRVLGIPQIKSLRDRLDNWVDKVHTALLSVEAETPDLVAA; encoded by the exons ATGGCGGCACTTCAGTACTTGGAATCGTTTTGCAATGCTCCTTCACAGCTTTCCGATTGGTACACTACTTTGGCAGATCTGTACCAGAGGAAGCTCTGGCATCAGCTTACTCTTAAGCTTGAACAGTTTGTTGCTCTTCCCGTTTTTAAG GCTGGTGATGGACTAATACAATTGTATCACAACTTCATCACTGATTTTGAGACAAAGATCAATCTTCTCAAGCTTGCACAGTTTGCGGTCATTGTTTCTCGGCAATACCCTGAGAAAAAAGCCGCTATAGGCTTCCTTGAAGGAGTGACGGAGAAACTTCATAGTACTAAGGAGATACGGATAGAGGAGCCAATTCTTTATATTAAGATGCAGATTGCCCTATTTAAGCTTGAACAAGGAGACCCAAAAGAGTGCCAGAAACTTTTAGATGAGGGGAAAACTACACTTGATAGCATGACTGACATTGATCCATCTGTCTATGCAAGCTATTATTGGGTTTCATCTCAGTACCATAAAACTCGCCAGGAGTTTGCCGAGTTCTACAAAAGTGCTCTTCTTTATCTCGCGTACACTTCAGTGGAATCTCTTTCTGAATCATTTAAGCTG GATTTGGCTTTTGACTTGTCCCTGTCAGCATTGCTGGGAGACAACATATACAACTTCGGAGAACTGCTAGCTCATCCGATC ATAAAGAGTTTGATAGGGACTAAGGTTGAGTGGCTCTATTATATTCTTGAAGCATTTAATACCGGTGATTTGGTTCACTATCAAAAATTGTGCCATGTCCATCAAGCTGCTTTAACTGCTCAACCAGCGTTGGTGCAGAATGAGAAAAAACTTCTCGAGAAGATCAACATTCTCTGCTTGATGGAAATTATCTTCAG TCGCCCAGCATATGATAGAACTATCCCACTGAGTGTGATTGCAGAAAGCACAAAGTTAAGTGTGGAGGATGCCGAATATCTACTCATGAAGAGCCTTTCT GTGCATCTGATTGAGGGAATAATTGACCAAGTCGAAGGGACAGTACATGTGTCCTGGGTGCAACCAAGAGTCCTGGGAATTCCTCAAATCAAGTCACTGAGGGATCGGCTAGACAATTGGGTTGACAAAGTACACACTGCTTTGTTATCCGTGGAGGCTGAAACTCCTGATCTAGTTGCAGCAtaa
- the LOC107020015 gene encoding membrane protein PM19L-like, producing the protein MARTVARSVAAPLLFLNLIMYLIMLGFASWCLNKYINGQTNHPSFGGNGATMFFLVFAILASILGIISKVLGGNHLRVWRNDSLAAAGSSAIVAWAVTALAFGLACKEINIGGWRGWRLRVLEGFTIVLAFTQLMYVLMLHAGMFSSRYGPGYREPEYGSGGVPPAGEKGVGVPTTAV; encoded by the exons ATGGCTAGGACTGTGGCTAGGAGTGTTGCAGCTCCATTATTGTTTCTAAActtaattatgtatttaattatgttGGGTTTTGCTAGTTGGTGTCTCAATAAATACATCAATGGCCAAACTAATCATCCTA gttttggtGGAAATGGAGCTACGATGTTTTTTCTAGTATTCGCGATACTAGCGTCGATTTTGGGAATTATATCGAAGGTTTTGGGTGGAAATCATTTGAGGGTATGGAGAAATGATAGTCTTGCTGCTGCTGGTTCCTCAGCTATTGTTGCTTGGGCTGTCACTGCACTAGCTTTTGG GTTGGCATGCAAGGAGATCAATATAGGAGGGTGGAGAGGATGGAGGCTTAGGGTTCTTGAAGGATTCACTATAGTTTTAGCATTTACACAACTCATGTATGTTCTCATGCTTCATGCCGGAATGTTCAGCAGCCGTTACGGTCCCGGTTATCGAGAGCCGGAATATGGCTCCGGCGGAGTACCTCCGGCCGGAGAAAAGGGTGTAGGGGTACCAACAACAGCcgtataa